A single region of the Glycine max cultivar Williams 82 chromosome 20, Glycine_max_v4.0, whole genome shotgun sequence genome encodes:
- the LOC102664239 gene encoding magnesium-chelatase subunit ChlH, chloroplastic: MKCAAIGNGLFTQTTPEVHRIVPENDHNLPIVKIVYEDLQAQYQSSLTAAVIAFNSKRKHASYVVLGYLVEELRDMVMYKTFCKDLEDANIFIGSLIFVEELALKIKAAMEKERERLDAVLVFPSMDEVMRLNKLGSFSMSQLRQSNNPFFHLIIHFYVKQQYSMWSFISSLYAH, encoded by the coding sequence ATGAAATGTGCTGCCATTGGCAATGGCCTATTCACCCAAACCACCCCAGAAGTTCATAGAATTGTTCCAGAGAATGACCACAACTTGCCAATAGTTAAAATTGTGTATGAGGACCTTCAGGCTCAGTACCAATCATCCCTCACTGCTGCAGTGATAGCTTTCAATAGCAAAAGGAAGCATGCTTCCTATGTGGTTCTTGGTTACTTGGTTGAGGAGCTTCGGGACATGGTGATGTACAAGACCTTCTGCAAGGACTTGGAGGATGCCAACATCTTCATTGGGTCCTTGATTtttgtggaggagcttgccCTCAAGATAAAGGCTGCAATGGAGAAAGAAAGGGAAAGGCTTGATGCAGTTTTGGTGTTTCCATCAATGGATGAAGTGATGAGACTCAACAAGTTGGGTTCCTTCAGTATGTCACAGCTTCGACAGTCAAACAACCCCTTTTTCCACCTCATCATCCATTTCTATGTGAAGCAGCAGTATTCTATGTGGTCTTTCATATCTTCGTTGTATGCCCACTAA